One genomic segment of Clostridium saccharoperbutylacetonicum N1-4(HMT) includes these proteins:
- a CDS encoding substrate-binding periplasmic protein, whose protein sequence is MKKLWRKLVILTVVVIGCIGLMAGCGSGGNATNSGAADSSKGKDTLAAAKEKGVLTVASSNDAPFAFIDAKTNEFTGIDAEIITEIAKRLGINKVEMKQIPFENLLVELNNNSVDMVTDGMYVKDERKKLAKFTNIWYKEGEAIVIPKDSKITSKDDLKNVTLGGQKGTAFLETAQKWQKDGLVKDVKIFASQSELMLAVNTGKVDACITDGMVAGYTLSQDSSLNLKILSPYKAEASGMIAAAVRKNDTALADAVNEKLDEMKKDGTILKLLKKYGMNEDYFVSIEDGKTSDK, encoded by the coding sequence ATGAAGAAATTGTGGAGAAAATTAGTGATATTGACGGTAGTTGTTATAGGGTGTATTGGATTAATGGCAGGATGTGGATCAGGAGGAAATGCTACTAATTCAGGGGCAGCAGATAGTAGTAAGGGAAAAGATACTTTAGCAGCAGCAAAGGAAAAAGGAGTATTGACTGTTGCTTCATCAAATGATGCACCATTTGCATTTATAGATGCTAAGACTAATGAATTTACTGGAATTGATGCAGAAATAATAACTGAAATTGCTAAAAGACTTGGAATAAATAAAGTTGAAATGAAGCAAATACCATTTGAGAATTTATTGGTTGAACTAAATAATAATTCAGTAGATATGGTAACAGATGGAATGTACGTAAAAGATGAACGTAAAAAATTAGCTAAATTTACAAATATATGGTACAAAGAGGGAGAAGCAATAGTTATTCCTAAAGATTCTAAAATTACAAGCAAAGATGATTTGAAAAATGTAACATTAGGAGGACAAAAAGGAACAGCCTTCTTAGAAACAGCTCAAAAGTGGCAAAAAGATGGTTTGGTTAAGGATGTTAAAATCTTTGCAAGTCAATCTGAATTAATGTTAGCTGTAAATACTGGAAAAGTAGATGCTTGTATAACAGATGGAATGGTTGCAGGATATACTTTATCTCAAGATAGTAGTCTTAATTTGAAGATTTTATCACCATATAAGGCAGAGGCATCTGGAATGATAGCAGCAGCAGTTAGAAAAAATGACACTGCTTTAGCAGATGCTGTAAATGAAAAACTTGATGAAATGAAAAAAGATGGAACTATTCTTAAACTTCTTAAGAAGTATGGAATGAATGAAGATTATTTTGTATCAATAGAAGATGGTAAAACTTCAGATAAATAA
- a CDS encoding amino acid ABC transporter permease — translation MDILSNLDFSTAFKYLVPSLGDGLWIVIEATIFGFFLAIVLGLLIAIGRISRFKVLRGILVVFLEFIRGTPLLVQLVYMYYVVPLLVSMIVQFWNPGYQFKISSLVAGIVGLGINYGCYISEVIRSSIVSIDGGQNEAALALGLTNNQALFRIIIPQALRNVIPVFGNYLVMMLKDTSLLAYVSVSELLLRTQSYASQSFLTIESYTILAVFYLILSLPLSQLVKLVEKKMLKFS, via the coding sequence ATGGATATTTTATCTAATTTAGATTTTAGCACTGCATTTAAATATTTAGTACCTTCCTTAGGGGATGGACTTTGGATTGTTATAGAAGCAACTATATTCGGATTTTTTTTGGCAATAGTTTTAGGGTTACTTATTGCAATTGGACGTATAAGTAGATTTAAAGTATTAAGGGGAATATTGGTAGTATTTTTAGAATTCATTCGAGGAACTCCATTATTAGTTCAATTAGTATATATGTATTATGTAGTACCACTTTTAGTATCAATGATTGTACAATTTTGGAATCCTGGATATCAATTTAAAATAAGTTCGTTAGTTGCTGGAATAGTAGGTCTTGGAATTAATTATGGTTGTTATATATCAGAAGTTATTCGATCATCAATCGTATCAATTGATGGTGGGCAAAATGAAGCAGCATTGGCATTAGGTCTTACAAATAATCAAGCTTTATTTAGAATAATAATACCTCAAGCATTAAGAAATGTAATACCTGTATTTGGAAATTACTTGGTTATGATGTTAAAGGATACTTCATTACTTGCATATGTATCAGTTAGTGAATTGTTGTTAAGAACTCAAAGTTATGCATCTCAATCGTTCTTGACCATTGAATCATATACAATTTTAGCTGTTTTTTATCTAATATTGAGTTTGCCACTATCTCAATTAGTAAAATTAGTAGAAAAGAAAATGCTAAAATTCAGTTAG
- the cysK gene encoding cysteine synthase A, giving the protein MSKIYKNLAELVGRTPLLEVANYSKGKDLKATVVAKLEYFNPAGSVKDRIAKAMIEDAENKGLLKPGSVIIEPTSGNTGIGIASVGTAKGYKVIIVMPETMSVERRSLIKAYGAEIVLTEGAKGMKGAIAKADELAAETPNSFIPGQFINPANPEVHRNTTGPEIWEDTDGKVDIFVAGVGTGGTVTGVGEYLKSKNQNVKIVAVEPADSPVLSEGKSGPHKIQGIGAGFVPDVLNTKIYDEIIKIKTEEAFSAARELSKTEGLLVGISSGAAIYAATELAKLPENAGKTIVVLLPDTGERYLSTALFEDK; this is encoded by the coding sequence ATGTCAAAAATATATAAAAATCTTGCAGAGTTAGTTGGAAGAACACCATTATTGGAAGTGGCTAATTATAGTAAAGGTAAGGATTTAAAAGCTACTGTAGTTGCGAAATTAGAATATTTTAATCCAGCAGGTAGTGTTAAAGATAGAATCGCAAAGGCTATGATTGAGGATGCTGAAAACAAAGGCTTATTAAAACCAGGCTCAGTTATAATTGAACCAACTAGTGGAAATACAGGAATCGGAATTGCATCTGTAGGAACTGCTAAAGGGTATAAAGTTATAATTGTAATGCCAGAGACTATGAGTGTTGAAAGACGTAGTCTTATAAAGGCTTATGGTGCAGAAATAGTATTAACAGAAGGTGCTAAAGGAATGAAAGGCGCAATTGCAAAAGCTGATGAGTTAGCAGCTGAAACTCCAAATTCATTCATTCCAGGTCAATTTATAAATCCGGCTAATCCAGAAGTTCATAGAAACACTACTGGACCAGAAATTTGGGAAGATACTGATGGAAAAGTAGATATATTTGTAGCAGGTGTTGGAACAGGTGGAACAGTTACAGGAGTTGGAGAATATTTAAAATCTAAGAACCAAAATGTTAAAATAGTCGCTGTAGAGCCAGCTGATTCACCAGTATTATCAGAAGGAAAATCAGGCCCACATAAAATACAAGGAATTGGTGCAGGTTTTGTTCCAGATGTATTAAATACAAAAATCTATGATGAAATAATAAAGATTAAAACAGAAGAAGCATTTAGTGCCGCTAGAGAATTATCAAAGACAGAAGGGCTACTTGTAGGAATTTCGTCAGGAGCAGCAATTTATGCAGCAACTGAATTAGCAAAACTTCCAGAAAATGCTGGAAAGACAATAGTTGTATTACTTCCTGATACAGGGGAACGTTATTTATCTACTGCACTATTTGAAGATAAATAA
- a CDS encoding amino acid ABC transporter ATP-binding protein — MYKVCELSKKYGNLEVLKNISVDIKEGEVVCIIGPSGSGKSTFLRCLNLFEVPTGGEMYYNGKSIMEKNTDSRTLREEVGMVFQKYNLFPLHTVVQNVMLAPVLTKKKNRKEAEEKALELLGKVGLKEKADVYPKTLSGGQQQRVAIARALAMEPKMLLFDEPTSALDPELVGDVLDVMKQLAKDGMTMVVVTHEMGFARDVSDRVIFMDKGYIVEEGSPKEIFTNPKNERTKEFLSRVLN, encoded by the coding sequence ATGTATAAAGTTTGCGAATTATCAAAAAAATACGGAAATCTTGAAGTATTGAAGAATATAAGTGTAGATATAAAAGAAGGCGAAGTTGTATGTATTATAGGACCTTCTGGATCCGGAAAAAGTACATTTTTAAGGTGTTTAAATTTATTTGAAGTTCCAACAGGTGGAGAAATGTATTATAATGGTAAAAGTATTATGGAGAAAAATACAGATAGCAGAACTCTTAGAGAAGAAGTAGGAATGGTGTTTCAAAAGTATAATTTATTTCCACTACATACTGTGGTTCAAAATGTTATGCTAGCACCAGTACTCACTAAAAAGAAAAATAGAAAAGAAGCAGAAGAAAAAGCATTAGAACTTTTAGGAAAGGTTGGCTTGAAAGAAAAGGCAGATGTGTACCCGAAGACTTTGTCAGGAGGACAACAACAACGTGTTGCCATAGCAAGAGCACTAGCGATGGAGCCTAAGATGCTTTTGTTTGATGAACCAACATCTGCTCTAGATCCAGAATTAGTTGGAGATGTATTAGATGTTATGAAGCAGTTAGCAAAGGACGGTATGACTATGGTAGTTGTTACACATGAAATGGGATTTGCTAGAGATGTATCTGATAGAGTAATTTTTATGGATAAAGGTTATATAGTTGAAGAAGGATCACCTAAAGAGATTTTTACAAATCCTAAAAATGAGAGAACAAAAGAATTTTTATCTAGAGTTCTTAATTAA
- a CDS encoding iron-containing alcohol dehydrogenase, with translation MNFNYNLPVNLLFGRGRSNEIGTEVSKYGKKALIVTGRSSTKKSGLLDKVITLLKDAKVEYEIFDKVEQNPLTTTVYEGVEVLRETGCDVILGLGGGSIMDAAKSIAFSAKNSGDISEYIFGIKQGNEALPIVLVPTTCGTGSEGNCFSVLTNPETKDKKSLRTNVIIAKASIIDPELMTTMPKSILASVGFDALAHNMEAYVSKIGQPLTDMKAFYGIKLLADNLIRVYNDPADMDAWEQVTLASTLGGMVIGVAGVAAPHGLEHPASGLYDIVHGKGLAALTPVIIEKSWESNVQKYSDISRLLGGTDAKDCAEAIRKFLEKINLKVTLGELGVKKSDIDWMSENCMKVSKPSIANNPKEFNLEEIKDIYINAL, from the coding sequence ATGAATTTTAATTATAATTTACCAGTAAATCTTTTGTTTGGAAGGGGAAGAAGCAATGAAATAGGAACAGAAGTATCTAAATATGGGAAGAAGGCGCTTATTGTAACTGGAAGAAGCAGTACAAAAAAAAGTGGATTACTTGATAAAGTCATAACTTTATTGAAAGACGCAAAAGTTGAATATGAAATTTTTGATAAAGTTGAGCAAAATCCATTGACTACAACTGTATATGAAGGTGTAGAGGTCTTAAGAGAAACAGGTTGTGATGTTATTTTAGGTCTTGGTGGCGGAAGTATTATGGATGCTGCAAAGAGTATAGCATTTTCAGCTAAGAATTCTGGAGATATTTCAGAATACATATTTGGGATAAAGCAAGGAAATGAAGCATTACCAATAGTTTTAGTACCAACAACTTGTGGGACTGGTAGTGAAGGAAATTGTTTTTCTGTTCTTACTAATCCGGAAACAAAGGATAAAAAGTCTCTTAGGACAAATGTAATAATTGCAAAAGCATCTATTATTGATCCAGAATTAATGACAACAATGCCAAAGAGTATACTTGCATCTGTTGGTTTTGATGCATTAGCACATAATATGGAAGCTTATGTATCAAAAATAGGACAACCATTAACAGATATGAAAGCTTTTTATGGAATAAAATTATTAGCTGATAACTTAATTAGAGTATACAATGACCCTGCTGATATGGATGCTTGGGAACAAGTGACATTAGCTAGTACTTTAGGAGGTATGGTTATTGGGGTAGCAGGGGTTGCTGCACCACATGGTCTTGAACATCCAGCAAGTGGATTGTATGATATTGTTCATGGAAAAGGTCTTGCAGCACTTACTCCTGTAATTATTGAAAAATCATGGGAAAGCAATGTACAAAAATATAGTGATATATCAAGGCTTCTAGGAGGAACAGATGCAAAAGATTGTGCTGAGGCTATAAGGAAATTCCTTGAAAAAATTAATCTTAAAGTGACATTAGGTGAACTTGGAGTTAAAAAAAGTGATATTGATTGGATGTCAGAAAACTGTATGAAAGTATCAAAACCAAGTATAGCCAATAATCCTAAAGAATTTAACTTAGAAGAGATTAAAGATATTTACATTAACGCACTTTAA
- a CDS encoding nitroreductase family protein — MNEVLENILTRRSVRAFKEDQIKDGELELILKAGIYAPSGMNKQSWQFTVVQNKEKIELLAKVVREALGRDAGYNFYAPPTLIILSNDKDNTNGLADCACALENIFLMANSLKIGSCWINQLKTICDEEEVRKVLNSFDIPENHIVWGIAAIGYTANVPAVHERKAGVVKFVK; from the coding sequence ATGAATGAAGTTTTAGAAAACATATTAACAAGAAGAAGCGTGAGAGCTTTTAAGGAAGATCAAATAAAAGATGGTGAGTTAGAATTAATTCTAAAAGCAGGGATATATGCACCAAGTGGAATGAATAAGCAAAGCTGGCAATTTACTGTTGTTCAAAACAAAGAAAAAATAGAATTACTTGCAAAAGTAGTTAGAGAAGCTTTAGGCAGAGATGCTGGATATAATTTTTATGCGCCTCCAACTTTAATTATTTTGTCTAATGACAAAGATAATACAAATGGACTTGCAGATTGTGCATGTGCATTAGAAAATATATTCTTAATGGCAAATTCACTAAAAATAGGGTCGTGTTGGATTAATCAATTAAAGACCATTTGTGATGAGGAAGAAGTAAGAAAAGTGTTAAATAGTTTTGATATACCAGAAAATCATATTGTATGGGGAATAGCAGCTATAGGATATACTGCTAATGTGCCAGCAGTTCATGAAAGAAAAGCTGGAGTGGTTAAATTTGTAAAATAG
- a CDS encoding bacteriohemerythrin, which yields MAAFQWKDEYNLNIEEIDKQHRKLMEIGKKAYDIAVIDDGYDRYDEIMTILDELLEYTKYHFEYEENMLKQYNYEHIHNQEEEHAFYVYKIKQVASREDIDENQRKVVLEIIDFLSKWISEHIMGADKEYAVFLKKLKVA from the coding sequence ATGGCAGCATTTCAATGGAAAGATGAATATAATTTAAACATAGAGGAAATAGATAAACAGCATAGAAAGCTAATGGAAATAGGAAAAAAAGCTTATGATATTGCAGTAATAGATGATGGATATGATAGATATGATGAGATAATGACAATCCTTGATGAGCTTTTGGAATATACAAAGTATCACTTTGAGTATGAAGAAAATATGTTAAAACAATATAATTATGAACATATTCATAATCAAGAGGAAGAACATGCATTTTATGTTTATAAAATAAAGCAAGTAGCATCAAGAGAAGATATTGATGAAAACCAAAGGAAAGTTGTATTAGAAATAATAGATTTTCTATCTAAATGGATTAGTGAGCACATCATGGGAGCTGATAAGGAATATGCAGTATTTCTTAAAAAGCTAAAGGTAGCATAA